One Candidatus Zixiibacteriota bacterium genomic window carries:
- the purE gene encoding 5-(carboxyamino)imidazole ribonucleotide mutase, whose amino-acid sequence MSSTPVRVGIVMGSDSDLGVMKGAAEALDKFGIGYEMRVLSAHRCPDEAAQFARDARKRGIRIIIAGAGAAAHLAGAMAANSELPVIGIPIPTAPLQGTDSLLSTVQMPKGIPVATVAIGNAFNAGLLAVQILAAGVPEGGEVLLDKFAAYKREMRDAVLAKKI is encoded by the coding sequence CGTCATGGGCAGCGATTCTGATTTGGGCGTCATGAAGGGCGCCGCCGAAGCCCTCGACAAATTCGGCATCGGCTACGAAATGCGCGTTCTCTCCGCCCACCGCTGTCCCGATGAAGCCGCCCAGTTCGCCAGAGACGCCCGCAAGCGTGGCATCCGCATCATCATCGCCGGCGCCGGCGCTGCTGCCCATCTGGCCGGTGCCATGGCCGCCAATTCCGAACTTCCCGTCATCGGCATCCCGATCCCGACCGCGCCGCTGCAGGGCACCGATTCACTGTTGTCGACCGTCCAGATGCCCAAAGGCATCCCCGTCGCAACCGTGGCGATCGGCAATGCCTTCAACGCCGGCCTGCTCGCCGTGCAGATTCTCGCCGCCGGCGTTCCGGAGGGTGGGGAAGTCCTGCTCGACAAGTTTGCCGCCTATAAGCGGGAAATGCGCGACGCCGTCCTGGCCAAGAAAATCTAA
- the murA gene encoding UDP-N-acetylglucosamine 1-carboxyvinyltransferase, protein MDKYVIEGGRQLHGRLRAMRSKNATLPIMAAALLPDSGNTSLLNVPDLRDIDIMLQVLKELGAGVAWDKPNHKITIGAQTLTSTEAPYDLVRKMRASFLVLGSLIARQGHARVSLPGGCSLGQRPVNLHLKGFAQLGVEISEEAGYVVANGRVKGGEVYFDRPSHTGTENIMIGAALSSGVTRIINAACDPEVVDVANFLNRLGADIRGAGSTIVTIHGVDKLKPVTYEPMPDRLEVGTFLCMAAGTGGELTVEDGVAHDLEVVLLKLREMGCQVDTSANAITVRSDGKLQAADFVTFPFPGFPTDLQACFVSLAAQAQGTSHMRETVFEDRFSHCMELARLGAKVTIIGDVATIEGVPRLNGAGVMASDIRAGAGLVTACLAAEGTSEVRRIYHIERGYDALDAKLRAVGASISKVPD, encoded by the coding sequence ATGGATAAATATGTAATCGAAGGCGGCCGGCAACTGCATGGCCGTTTGCGCGCCATGCGCTCCAAAAACGCCACACTGCCGATCATGGCCGCCGCCTTGTTGCCCGATTCCGGCAACACCTCCTTGCTTAATGTCCCCGACTTGCGCGATATCGATATCATGCTGCAGGTGCTCAAAGAACTCGGCGCCGGCGTCGCCTGGGACAAGCCAAATCACAAGATTACCATCGGCGCGCAAACCCTGACCTCAACCGAGGCCCCGTACGACCTGGTCCGCAAGATGCGCGCTTCGTTCCTCGTGCTCGGCTCGCTCATCGCCCGCCAGGGACACGCCCGCGTCTCTCTGCCCGGCGGCTGCTCGCTCGGCCAGCGCCCCGTCAACCTGCACCTCAAGGGCTTCGCCCAACTTGGCGTCGAGATTTCAGAAGAAGCCGGCTACGTCGTTGCCAACGGCCGCGTCAAGGGCGGGGAAGTCTACTTCGACCGCCCGTCACATACCGGCACCGAAAACATCATGATCGGCGCGGCGCTTTCCTCCGGTGTCACGCGTATAATCAATGCCGCTTGCGATCCGGAAGTTGTCGATGTCGCCAATTTCCTCAATCGCCTGGGCGCCGATATTCGCGGCGCCGGCTCGACGATCGTCACGATTCACGGCGTCGATAAGCTCAAACCGGTCACGTACGAGCCGATGCCCGATCGTCTGGAAGTCGGCACCTTTCTCTGCATGGCCGCCGGCACCGGCGGGGAATTGACCGTCGAGGACGGCGTCGCCCACGACCTCGAGGTCGTCCTGCTGAAATTGCGGGAAATGGGCTGCCAGGTCGACACAAGCGCCAACGCGATCACCGTGCGCTCCGATGGCAAACTGCAGGCCGCCGATTTCGTGACGTTTCCGTTTCCCGGTTTTCCGACCGACCTCCAGGCGTGCTTCGTCTCCCTGGCGGCACAGGCCCAGGGAACTTCGCATATGCGCGAAACTGTATTTGAGGATCGCTTTAGTCACTGTATGGAACTCGCCCGCCTCGGCGCCAAGGTCACCATCATCGGCGATGTCGCCACCATTGAAGGCGTGCCCCGATTAAACGGCGCCGGTGTTATGGCGTCTGATATACGGGCCGGCGCCGGCCTGGTCACGGCCTGCCTGGCCGCTGAAGGAACGAGCGAAGTTCGTCGAATATATCATATTGAGCGCGGTTATGACGCCCTCGACGCCAAGCTCCGCGCCGTCGGAGCATCGATCAGCAAGGTCCCGGATTAG
- a CDS encoding PD40 domain-containing protein, with the protein MRKIFLLLLALVLLVVATASAQEEYFGKNKVQYKSFNWTYIQSPNFDVYFYDNQYELAKFAIAELETAYVEVSRELDYRLKGRIPVFIYNSPNEFQQTNVVSEILPEGVGGFTEYFKNRVVVPYNGSYEDLRHVLHHELTHAVIVDLIYGNVLGSLLSRQYLFQLPLWFGEGYAEYSSRGGWDYFADMIVRDATIHGYLAPVDYLGGYLAYKEGQAAIKFLAETYGEEKIADIINKGRRSLSISRAMKASIGLTTTEFDEKFQLYLKKVYWPEIATRDEPAKFAKRLTNHEKDGSYFNEKPTFSPNGELIAFYSDRSDYTEIYLMNAGDGKVVRSLVKGERSGDLESLHSFVSGLAWSFDGKLITFAAKSDGKDALMIYSVDKKKIVKRISPGFGSIYNPVFTADGNIIFTGVTDGRSDLYHVDLNSKALRKLTDDNFDDKDAAINHDGTKLAFASDRLVSAADSRRFKFGNYNIFVMDLATGAIVDTVTREAGICRYPTWSPDGKKLCYVSNLNGIDNLYVKDFESGVPAFPITNVLSGISSPSWSPKGDQIVFQAFFKGGYDVYLMKDIKPATDNGAPLVATKFAKGELRAEFAATLDNGADSAAVRDSVFENEFPAESENTDFVFTPPTKKDSDVRIEGDSAIVESAHEDDGRDTVYAVRPDGEFEVKRYKAKFSPDIVSGGLSYDTFYGLRGQSFVLVTDFLGNHQFLIGTDIVNSINQSNLQLYYINSTHRTDFGFGVFHNKNYFQDNRDRLFSDRTYGLLASVSHPFSLFRRVQLDVSHIYIDRTYYDPRLEDGKLVYDDANEDATTADLAVIHDNVLWGYTGPVNGSRWKLSLERTLPLSNNSQDYWAGEFDYRKYFHLGGQYSFAFRMAGGASFGSSKKVYYVGGNTNYIGSTTATDDVYSVQGFYFSKIITPLRGYDYFEFQGTKYGVVNLEFRYPFVEYLALRFPLPIVLARLSGAAFFDAGAAWNANEEFRLGTTAGANRLLGLKTGFGTGARVNLGIFLLRYDLAWGWDLVQVTKPKHYFSFGAEF; encoded by the coding sequence ATGCGCAAAATCTTCCTGCTCCTGCTCGCCCTCGTCTTGCTCGTGGTCGCCACCGCCTCGGCTCAGGAAGAATACTTCGGCAAAAACAAGGTACAGTACAAGTCGTTCAACTGGACCTATATCCAGTCGCCGAATTTCGACGTCTACTTCTACGACAACCAGTACGAGCTGGCCAAATTCGCTATCGCCGAACTCGAGACCGCCTACGTCGAGGTCTCCCGCGAACTCGACTATCGCCTGAAAGGCCGCATCCCGGTCTTCATCTATAATTCCCCCAATGAATTCCAGCAGACCAACGTCGTCTCGGAAATTCTCCCCGAAGGCGTCGGCGGCTTTACCGAGTACTTTAAAAACCGCGTGGTCGTCCCTTACAACGGCTCTTATGAAGACCTGCGCCATGTCCTCCACCACGAGCTGACTCATGCCGTCATTGTCGACCTGATCTACGGCAACGTCCTCGGCTCGCTGCTCTCGCGCCAGTATCTTTTCCAACTGCCGCTCTGGTTCGGCGAAGGCTACGCCGAGTATTCCTCGCGCGGCGGCTGGGACTACTTCGCCGACATGATCGTGCGCGACGCCACCATCCACGGCTACCTCGCGCCCGTCGATTACCTCGGCGGCTACCTCGCCTACAAGGAAGGGCAGGCCGCCATCAAGTTCCTCGCGGAAACGTATGGCGAAGAGAAGATCGCCGACATCATCAACAAGGGTCGCCGCAGCCTCTCGATCTCGCGCGCCATGAAGGCCTCCATCGGCCTCACCACAACCGAGTTCGACGAGAAATTCCAGCTCTACCTGAAGAAAGTCTATTGGCCCGAAATCGCCACCCGCGATGAACCCGCCAAGTTCGCCAAGCGGCTGACCAACCACGAGAAAGACGGCTCCTACTTCAACGAGAAGCCTACCTTCTCGCCCAACGGCGAGCTGATCGCCTTCTATTCCGACCGCTCCGACTACACCGAAATCTACCTGATGAATGCCGGCGACGGCAAGGTCGTCCGCAGTCTCGTCAAGGGCGAACGCTCCGGCGACCTCGAATCGCTCCACTCCTTCGTCTCCGGTTTGGCCTGGTCGTTCGACGGCAAATTGATCACCTTCGCCGCCAAGTCCGACGGCAAAGACGCCCTGATGATCTACAGCGTGGACAAAAAGAAGATCGTCAAGCGCATCAGCCCCGGCTTTGGCTCGATCTATAATCCGGTCTTCACCGCCGACGGCAATATCATCTTTACCGGCGTCACTGATGGCCGCTCCGATCTCTATCATGTCGATCTCAACTCCAAAGCCCTGCGCAAGCTGACCGACGACAATTTTGACGATAAGGACGCCGCCATTAATCACGACGGCACCAAATTGGCCTTTGCCTCCGACCGTCTGGTTTCCGCCGCTGACTCCCGTCGCTTCAAATTCGGCAACTACAACATCTTCGTTATGGATCTCGCCACCGGCGCCATCGTCGACACGGTTACGCGCGAAGCCGGCATCTGCCGCTATCCGACGTGGTCACCCGACGGCAAAAAGCTTTGCTACGTCTCCAACCTCAACGGCATCGACAACCTTTACGTGAAAGATTTCGAGTCCGGCGTGCCGGCGTTCCCGATCACCAACGTCCTCAGCGGCATCAGCTCGCCGTCGTGGTCGCCCAAGGGCGATCAGATCGTCTTCCAGGCGTTCTTCAAAGGCGGTTATGATGTCTACCTGATGAAGGATATCAAGCCGGCCACGGACAATGGCGCTCCGCTCGTCGCCACCAAGTTCGCCAAGGGCGAACTCCGCGCCGAGTTTGCGGCAACCCTCGACAACGGCGCCGACTCCGCCGCCGTTCGCGATTCCGTTTTCGAAAATGAATTCCCGGCCGAGAGCGAGAATACTGATTTCGTCTTCACCCCGCCGACCAAGAAAGACTCCGACGTCCGTATCGAAGGCGATTCGGCGATTGTCGAATCTGCCCACGAGGACGACGGCCGCGACACCGTCTATGCCGTTCGCCCCGACGGGGAATTCGAAGTCAAACGCTACAAAGCCAAATTCTCGCCCGATATCGTCAGCGGCGGATTGTCCTACGACACCTTCTACGGCCTCCGCGGTCAGTCCTTCGTACTCGTGACCGATTTCCTCGGTAACCACCAGTTCCTGATCGGCACCGACATCGTCAATTCAATCAACCAGTCGAATCTGCAGTTGTACTATATCAACTCGACCCACCGCACCGACTTCGGCTTCGGGGTCTTTCATAACAAGAACTACTTCCAGGACAACCGCGACCGGCTCTTCTCCGACCGCACCTACGGCCTGCTCGCCAGCGTCTCGCATCCGTTCAGTCTCTTCCGGCGCGTTCAACTTGATGTCTCGCACATCTACATCGATCGCACCTACTACGACCCGCGCCTCGAAGACGGCAAACTGGTCTACGATGATGCCAACGAGGATGCCACCACCGCCGACCTGGCGGTGATTCACGATAACGTCCTCTGGGGTTACACCGGCCCGGTCAACGGCAGCCGCTGGAAACTCAGCCTCGAACGTACTTTGCCGCTCTCCAATAACTCGCAGGACTACTGGGCGGGTGAATTCGACTACCGTAAGTATTTCCATCTCGGCGGCCAGTACTCCTTCGCCTTCCGCATGGCCGGCGGCGCCTCCTTCGGCAGCAGCAAGAAGGTTTACTATGTGGGCGGCAATACCAACTACATCGGCTCCACCACCGCTACCGACGATGTCTACAGCGTGCAGGGCTTCTACTTCTCCAAGATCATCACCCCCCTGCGCGGCTACGACTACTTTGAATTCCAGGGCACCAAGTACGGCGTCGTCAATCTCGAATTCCGCTATCCGTTTGTCGAATATCTGGCGCTGCGCTTTCCGCTGCCGATCGTCCTGGCGCGGCTCTCCGGTGCCGCCTTCTTCGATGCCGGCGCCGCCTGGAACGCCAATGAAGAATTCCGCCTCGGCACCACCGCCGGCGCCAATCGTCTGCTCGGCCTCAAGACCGGGTTCGGAACCGGCGCCCGCGTGAATCTCGGCATCTTCCTGCTGCGCTACGATCTGGCCTGGGGCTGGGATTTGGTCCAGGTCACCAAACCCAAACACTATTTCAGCTTCGGCGCCGAGTTCTAA
- a CDS encoding deoxyhypusine synthase family protein — MSNGEITKFLRHHYRHFNAAALIDAADGYVRHLDQGGKMMVVLAGAMSTAELGLSLAEMIRRDKVQIISCTGANLEEDLFNLVAHDHYERVPHYRDLTPQDEEALLNRHLNRVTDTCIPEEEALRRLEKVLLDEWLKADRAGERYFPHEFMYKIIRSGALKAHHQIDPKDSWMVAAAEKNLPIVVPGWEDSTMGNIYAAHCIEGDIKNVHTVRTGIEYMTWLADWYTATAKQSTIGFFQIGGGIAGDFPICVVPMLHQDLQRTNVPVWGYFCQISDSTTSYGSYSGAVPNEKITWGKLGIDTPKYIIESDASIVAPLMFAIVLGW, encoded by the coding sequence ATGAGCAACGGCGAGATCACGAAATTTCTCAGGCATCACTATCGCCATTTCAACGCGGCGGCGCTGATTGACGCCGCCGACGGTTATGTGCGGCATCTGGACCAGGGCGGCAAGATGATGGTCGTGTTGGCGGGCGCGATGAGCACGGCGGAACTGGGTTTGTCGCTGGCGGAGATGATTCGCCGGGACAAGGTGCAGATCATCAGTTGCACGGGGGCGAATCTGGAGGAGGACCTGTTCAACCTGGTCGCGCATGATCATTATGAGCGAGTACCGCATTATCGCGATCTGACGCCGCAGGACGAGGAAGCGTTGTTGAACCGCCACCTCAACCGCGTGACGGACACGTGTATTCCGGAGGAAGAGGCGCTGCGACGGCTGGAGAAGGTGCTGCTGGATGAGTGGTTGAAGGCCGACCGGGCGGGCGAGCGCTATTTCCCGCACGAATTCATGTACAAGATCATCCGCTCCGGCGCGCTGAAAGCGCATCATCAGATCGATCCAAAAGACTCGTGGATGGTGGCGGCGGCAGAGAAGAATCTACCGATCGTCGTGCCGGGCTGGGAAGATTCGACAATGGGCAATATCTACGCGGCGCACTGCATCGAGGGCGACATCAAGAACGTGCACACGGTGCGCACCGGGATCGAGTATATGACCTGGCTGGCGGACTGGTACACGGCGACGGCCAAGCAGTCGACGATCGGATTTTTCCAGATCGGCGGCGGGATCGCGGGGGATTTTCCGATCTGCGTAGTGCCGATGTTGCATCAGGATTTGCAGCGGACCAACGTGCCGGTGTGGGGGTATTTCTGCCAGATCAGCGACTCGACGACGAGCTACGGGTCGTATTCGGGCGCAGTGCCGAACGAGAAGATCACCTGGGGCAAGCTCGGGATCGACACGCCGAAGTATATCATCGAGTCGGATGCGTCGATTGTGGCGCCGTTAATGTTTGCGATCGTACTGGGATGGTAG